A genomic window from Dehalococcoidia bacterium includes:
- a CDS encoding right-handed parallel beta-helix repeat-containing protein, producing the protein MSNLVRVLEPLPAFAEQYLPRASRRGRVAVRTDGARGIMLDNGSQWLSLTGEIANIEEFGASSSAAASVNNAAIQDALDNAPAIFIPPRTFDISAVLTVPSNRIIIGLGDQSILNWIGVPVLTVMRNVDWVGGNSNIRILAIRFTGPAFTGSDKGGWVDMRIVTNLIVRDVRASGNNGSGVFCRQCTKVLVEGCNIGAVGGQGVDVNSTVDGRIIGNVVDGNNSDAIAVYAPNGTQDSEGCVVLGNQVRNCAGHGIIIGLTTPSMNVLDCTVKGNSIKNATLVGIVVGGGVINSTVNDNKVREAQGNAGIKVTAGTHGTPPNGITIAKNGVWDSVGYGIHLDGASSNLRDIAVQGNRVRGSGEHGIYVEATDKTVSEISVDRNHVSNSAQVDPNSDGIAFAATGAAGVIEECKAQGNRCWDDQGVKTQRYGMLVYAGGGGVLQQSQFTENHLRGNLNTGLNRSGDTNCFIRNNKGYNTEAKGTGTIPNAATSVVINHGLSLTPAVQDIKITPSGTTTNPPGHMWVDTITATQFTVHCTADPGAGGLTFGWQAIVT; encoded by the coding sequence ATGAGTAATCTAGTGCGTGTCCTTGAGCCGTTGCCGGCGTTTGCAGAGCAATACTTGCCGCGCGCCTCCCGACGCGGTCGTGTCGCTGTACGCACCGACGGTGCTCGCGGTATTATGCTCGACAACGGCAGTCAATGGCTTAGTCTCACGGGAGAGATTGCTAACATCGAGGAATTCGGGGCAAGCTCGAGCGCCGCGGCATCTGTGAACAATGCGGCGATTCAGGATGCCCTCGACAACGCGCCCGCGATCTTTATCCCGCCGCGCACGTTTGATATCAGTGCCGTACTCACCGTGCCCTCGAATCGCATCATCATCGGCTTGGGTGATCAGTCGATCTTGAACTGGATAGGCGTTCCGGTGCTCACCGTTATGAGGAACGTTGATTGGGTGGGCGGCAACAGCAACATTCGCATCCTAGCAATCCGTTTCACCGGCCCGGCATTCACCGGCAGCGATAAGGGCGGCTGGGTCGATATGCGCATCGTGACCAATTTGATCGTGCGTGATGTGAGAGCTAGTGGCAACAATGGAAGCGGTGTCTTTTGCCGGCAGTGTACGAAAGTGCTCGTTGAGGGCTGCAATATTGGCGCTGTGGGCGGGCAGGGCGTTGACGTTAATTCCACGGTTGACGGCCGGATTATCGGCAACGTGGTAGATGGCAACAATAGCGATGCCATCGCGGTGTATGCACCCAACGGCACACAAGACTCTGAGGGCTGTGTGGTGCTCGGCAATCAAGTAAGAAACTGCGCCGGCCACGGCATCATAATCGGTCTTACTACCCCGTCAATGAACGTGCTGGATTGCACGGTGAAGGGCAATAGCATCAAGAACGCGACGCTCGTGGGTATCGTGGTAGGTGGTGGCGTGATAAACTCGACGGTGAATGACAACAAGGTGAGGGAGGCGCAAGGCAACGCCGGCATCAAAGTTACCGCCGGCACGCACGGCACCCCGCCGAATGGCATCACGATTGCCAAGAATGGCGTTTGGGATAGCGTGGGCTACGGCATCCACCTAGACGGCGCATCCAGCAACCTGCGCGATATCGCCGTGCAAGGCAACCGAGTACGCGGCTCCGGAGAGCATGGTATCTATGTCGAGGCCACCGATAAGACGGTATCGGAGATCTCTGTTGATCGCAACCACGTAAGCAATAGCGCGCAGGTTGATCCGAACAGCGATGGCATCGCGTTTGCGGCAACCGGCGCGGCCGGCGTGATCGAGGAGTGCAAGGCGCAAGGCAACCGGTGCTGGGATGACCAAGGGGTCAAGACTCAGCGTTATGGCATGCTCGTGTACGCAGGCGGCGGCGGAGTCTTGCAGCAAAGCCAATTCACCGAGAATCACCTGCGCGGCAATCTAAACACCGGCCTCAATCGTTCCGGCGACACAAATTGCTTCATCCGGAACAACAAGGGATACAACACCGAGGCCAAGGGCACGGGCACTATCCCGAATGCGGCGACCAGCGTCGTGATCAATCACGGGCTAAGCCTCACGCCGGCAGTGCAGGATATCAAGATCACCCCGTCCGGAACGACGACCAACCCGCCGGGACATATGTGGGTGGACACGATCACCGCCACACAATTCACCGTGCATTGCACAGCCGACCCCGGCGCCGGAGGGTTAACATTCGGCTGGCAGGCAATCGTCACGTAA
- a CDS encoding LamG domain-containing protein, translating into MSLLLAKHGWPYRKPPTGVPFTVNRDSEQAEGLVGWWPTLGSRGQNVLRDYSGRARNGIFGGTPIHITNAELGVGIQFEDVGGDYINVGAISEPSNAITLVSWVRTGSGSQDDFGVYVGKQVAGGPPYLSYGLRESTSVGGAQSGFFVTISNVFRDAGQYVLSANTVYCLVGTWRSGDNLRYYVNGVQQLVTAAAYSGTITYNNIYPTLIGRSNLDNASVNATIFDTRIYNRALTVEQARQLYDPQTRWELYRPLIPRRRYYVAAAAPAATVGHLALLGVG; encoded by the coding sequence GTGTCTCTCTTACTAGCCAAACATGGCTGGCCTTATCGCAAGCCACCGACCGGCGTACCGTTCACGGTCAACAGGGATTCAGAGCAGGCCGAGGGCCTTGTTGGCTGGTGGCCGACGCTCGGTAGTCGCGGGCAAAACGTGCTGCGCGATTACAGCGGCAGGGCTAGAAACGGCATATTCGGCGGTACCCCTATCCACATCACAAATGCCGAGCTAGGAGTTGGTATCCAGTTTGAGGATGTAGGCGGCGACTACATCAACGTGGGCGCGATCAGCGAACCATCGAACGCTATCACACTTGTATCATGGGTGCGTACCGGCTCTGGCTCGCAAGATGACTTTGGAGTTTACGTTGGCAAGCAGGTTGCTGGTGGTCCTCCCTATTTGAGTTACGGACTCCGAGAGAGCACTTCTGTAGGTGGTGCTCAAAGCGGGTTCTTCGTTACGATCAGTAACGTTTTTCGGGATGCTGGGCAGTATGTCCTTAGCGCAAACACAGTTTACTGTCTAGTCGGTACGTGGCGCAGCGGCGACAATTTGCGGTACTACGTCAATGGCGTGCAACAATTGGTGACTGCTGCAGCCTATTCAGGTACCATTACGTACAACAACATCTACCCTACGTTGATCGGTCGCTCTAACCTAGATAACGCTTCTGTCAACGCCACAATCTTCGACACTCGGATCTATAATCGCGCTCTTACTGTCGAGCAGGCGCGTCAGCTCTACGACCCCCAGACTCGCTGGGAGCTATATCGGCCGTTGATTCCGCGCCGCCGATACTACGTTGCCGCCGCGGCGCCCGCGGCCACCGTTGGTCATCTTGCCCTATTAGGAGTGGGCTAG